CCGCAACAGTTTAGCTCTTGCGCTAGCAGCTGCTAGTTTGAGTGTGGCGTGGGCCATCCGGCAAACCCACGGAGCTCTGGTAATGGAGCTTTATCAAGTGATAAGTCAGCCTCTTGGGATGACTTACACGCAAACCGATCGTTTAACTGATGCCCGAGTTCGAGAGCTTCAATTTCGTTTGACCGAGTTAGAGCGTCAGAATGAGTCGCTGCAAGGACTGCTGGACTACAAACCTTTGCGCTCAGGTGCAGGGATTGCAGCGCCAGTTATTGGTCGCAGTGCAGATCACTGGTGGCAACAGATCACCCTGGGCCGTGGTCAACAGGAAGGCATTCGGCCTGGGAGTGTAGTGGTGGGACCAGGAGGTCTGGTGGGACGGGTCACTTCTGTGTCGCCCAGCACTAGCCGCGTTTTGCTGATTAGCGATCCCTCCAGCCAGGTTGGTGTTGTGATCACTCGCAGCCGTCATATGGGGGTGCTGCGGGGCAAAGCGGGTAATCGGGCTGTGATCGAGTTCTTCGATAAGGACCCAGATGTGCGGCGCGGCGATGTGGTCATGACCTCATCCTTGAGCAGCCTCTTTCCCTCTGGGATTGCGGTAGGTCGGGTGGAAACGCTGAATTTGGAAAAAAGTCCAGCGCCTGAGGCCCAAATCGAGTTGTCAGTACCTATTAGCTATCTGGAGTGGGTGATTGTTTATCCCGGTCGGCCTCAAGGGCGGTAGCTAAGGGCAGTAACATAGTTCATTCGTGTTCCTAGCTCCTGTCTCAACCCAGAAAATCAGAACTATGGCCCGACCTGCCCCTTTTCCCATACACCAGCGCATTGAGCAGCTTTCCCCTGGGGGGCGCTACTGCCTCAATGCGCTGGTGTCGGCGGCTAGTGTGCTGCTGTGTCTCCTGGTGTTGCATCTGCGCTTGCCAGGGATGGAGCTGGCTGGCATTGGTCCCAACTGGTTGCTAATTTGGGTGGTTGCCTGGAGTCTCAAGCGCCCGATGGTTGAGTCAGCAGCAGCCGGAGTTGTCTTGGGCTTTCTTCAAGATGGGCTGACTATGGCTGAGCCGACCCATGCTCTAGGTTTGGCACTGGTTGGACTACTGACCTCTCGATTGCAAAAGCAGCGGTTTTTGCAGGAGGACTTTATTTCGGTTGCGCTGATTGTGTTTGGTATGGCAGTCGTTGCCGAGACGGTGATGGCGGTTCAGTTTAGTTTCAGCGGGGAACGGAGCCTGGCCGAAATCTGGACTTACCATCAGCAGGTCGCGCTCTCATCGGCGATTCTCAGCAGCCTGTGGGCACCGGTGATGTACTTCCCACTCAATCGCTGGTGGCAGTGGATGGACAACTTGAACCAGCCCTAAGCTCAGCTTTAAGAGAGTTGCAGCTCAAGAAAGTTTTGAAAAACTTGGAAAACAATGCAAGATACCACTGAGTTTTACTGCGCCTACTGTGGGGAGCCGAGCGTTGTTTTTATTGATCTCTCCTCGGGGCGAACTCAGTCTTATGTTGAGGATTGCCAGGTCTGTTGCCGTCCCAATATTTTGTATGTAGAAGTCGATGAGGACAGCTTGGAAATCATCATTCAAACTGAGCCAGAGAGCTAGTTTCGAGAAGCAAGTCTAAGAGCAGATCGAACACTTGATCAATGTCGGCTCAAGACAATATTCTCGCCTGAGATTTGGCAAAACACAGTTCTCTTGCGAGGACCATCCAACTCGAAGAATAGAACCGATTGGTAAGTTCCTAGGGCTAGCTTGCCATCCACAATTGGAATCACTTCACTGGTGCTGAGCATCATAGCCATGAGGTGAGAATGGGCGTTCATCGGTTCGTCTTCAGGTACAACTCGTAAGTGCAGGTCGTTGTGCAAATAGCGTTCTGATTCGGGTGCTAGTTTTCTCAAAAATACTTTGACATCTTCCAGTAATCTCTCTTCGTTTTCATTGATTGCTAAGGCGGTAGTGGTGTGACGAGAGAATACGAGAACCTGGCCGTTCTGAATCGAGGTTGAGGCAATCAGCGCCTCAATCTGAGGGGTAATGTTATAGATGTTGATTCCCTGCTCGGTTTCAACCTCGATCAGCTGGTTAAGAATCGTCACTGGCGCACTCCGACACAGATCTAAATTCTGGCAGATTTTAGGCTGGGGTTTTGCGCTTCTGAGCCGTTACAGCAGCTCTTAACCAACTGCTCCTCATCCCCAGTTTTTGACTGTTA
This genomic window from Leptolyngbya sp. FACHB-261 contains:
- the mreC gene encoding rod shape-determining protein MreC, encoding MQSLRRWWGRNSLALALAAASLSVAWAIRQTHGALVMELYQVISQPLGMTYTQTDRLTDARVRELQFRLTELERQNESLQGLLDYKPLRSGAGIAAPVIGRSADHWWQQITLGRGQQEGIRPGSVVVGPGGLVGRVTSVSPSTSRVLLISDPSSQVGVVITRSRHMGVLRGKAGNRAVIEFFDKDPDVRRGDVVMTSSLSSLFPSGIAVGRVETLNLEKSPAPEAQIELSVPISYLEWVIVYPGRPQGR
- the mreD gene encoding rod shape-determining protein MreD, with the translated sequence MARPAPFPIHQRIEQLSPGGRYCLNALVSAASVLLCLLVLHLRLPGMELAGIGPNWLLIWVVAWSLKRPMVESAAAGVVLGFLQDGLTMAEPTHALGLALVGLLTSRLQKQRFLQEDFISVALIVFGMAVVAETVMAVQFSFSGERSLAEIWTYHQQVALSSAILSSLWAPVMYFPLNRWWQWMDNLNQP
- a CDS encoding CPXCG motif-containing cysteine-rich protein, with protein sequence MQDTTEFYCAYCGEPSVVFIDLSSGRTQSYVEDCQVCCRPNILYVEVDEDSLEIIIQTEPES
- a CDS encoding secondary thiamine-phosphate synthase enzyme YjbQ; protein product: MTILNQLIEVETEQGINIYNITPQIEALIASTSIQNGQVLVFSRHTTTALAINENEERLLEDVKVFLRKLAPESERYLHNDLHLRVVPEDEPMNAHSHLMAMMLSTSEVIPIVDGKLALGTYQSVLFFELDGPRKRTVFCQISGENIVLSRH